From Plasmodium yoelii strain 17X genome assembly, chromosome: 7, one genomic window encodes:
- a CDS encoding phosphopantothenoylcysteine decarboxylase translates to MKLLLGITGSIAAIKTGEIVEKLKKECENKNIPIEIKYVATNVAFEKFLNNFKEKVLLDKDEWLWKDRGDDILHIELRKWADLFVICPLDANTLAYISNGACPNLITSICRCWNFKKKILVFPCMNTYMFNHPITKHQLDIILSWGIKVIPPIEKVLACGDYGMGALPNVDDVIKEIMECMKTL, encoded by the exons ATGAAACTTCTACTTGGAATTACTGGAAGTATTGCTGCAATTAAAACTGGTGAAATAGTTGAGAAACTAAAAAAAGaatgtgaaaataaaaatattcctatagaaataaaatatgtagcTACAAATGTCGCATTTGAAAAATTTCTGAACaattttaaagaaaaagTGCTATTAGATAAAGATGAATGGTTATGGAAAGATCGAGGTGATGATATCTTGCATATAGAATTAAGAAAATGGGCCGATCTTTTTGTTATATGTCCTTTAGATGCCAATACATTGGCTTATATATCAAATGGCGCATGCCCCAATTTAATA ACCTCTATTTGTCGTTGTtggaattttaaaaaaaaaattttagtTTTTCCATGTATGAACACATACATGTTTAATCATCCAATTACAAAACATCAACttgatataattttatcatgGGGAATAAAA GTTATTCCACCTATTGAAAAGGTTTTGGCATGTGGTGATTATG GCATGGGAGCTCTTCCAAATGTAGACGATGTAATTAAAGAGATAATGGAATGCATGAAAACGTTATAA